Within the Methanobrevibacter thaueri genome, the region TTAGATGAAATTTACACAGACATTGATTTGGATGAATTCAGTGATGATAATGACTATCCTATAGCTTTTGGCCATAATCTGCTTTCAATTTATGACCTGAATGATAGGGTTTCCGAGCCACAGCCGGTGGCAAATGACAATCTTGTTGTAGTTTTCAATGGTGAAATCTACAATTTCAGGACAATCACCAATCTGCTTTCCAAGGTGGGTGTTGAAAAGGAGATTCTGTCCGATGCGGAGGCATTGCTTTACCTGATTGACTTCTACAATAAGGGAGACCTTGTAAAGGCTATTCAGATGGCAACCAAACTGATTGACGGGGATTATGCATTTGCCGTTTGGGATGGTGAAAATCTTGCGATTTCAAGAGATCCGTTGGGTGTCAAACCGCTCTTTTATGCTGAAAATGATGATTTAAAAGGTTTTGCATCATCCAGACAGTCCTTATATGAGGTCGGTTTTGATGAGATTGAAACATTGAAGCCAGAACACATTCTTTTTAACTGGGAGGATATAGCTCCGGCACAACCAATTTATGAAAAAATCTATGAGGGTGACGTAACTAAAATAGACAAGCTATTAAAGTTAAGTGTTTCCAAAAGGATTGAAGGATTAAGAGAGGTCGGTGTAATATTTTCAGGTGGTCTTGACAGTTCGTATCTCGCATTGCTTTTGGGAGAGATAGCCGAAAACATTCCATTGAAAATCACATTATATGCGGTGGGGGCCGAAGGTTCAAAGGACATTGAATCAGCGATATATGCCTCAAAATTCCTCAATCTTGACTTGAAGATATGTGAGGTTACAGAGGAGATGGTGCGCGAAAGTCTCCCAGAGGTCGTAAAGGCAATCGGTGATGACAATCTCATGAAGGTCGGCGTTGGAATGACCACATACCTTGCAACAAAGATGGTTGCCGAGGACGGAATAAAAGTGGCTATATCCGGCCAGGGTGCAGATGAGCTCTTTGGAGGATATAAGCGTTACCTTGAAAGCTTTGTAAACGACACCCTGAACTATGACATCCGTATGGACATCTCAAACATGTACCATGTGAACCTGGAACGTGATGACGCATGCTCAATGCTCAATTCAGTCGAGTTGAGATTGCCGTTTCTGGACAAGAACCTTGTGGAGCTGGTATTAAACATCCCTGACAACAAGAAAATCGTCTCCATGCATGACGACATGCGCAAAAGCATATTGAGGAAATTGGCCTTTGAAGAGGGTCTTGATTATGAAATAGCCTACAGGCCCAAAAAGGCAGCCCAATACGGAACAGGCATCGATAAGATTTTAAGAAAGAAGATTTTAAAGGATACCGACATTTCACAGTATCTTAAATAATCTTTTCAAACTTTTTTTAATCACTTTTCCCATTTTTTCTTATAACTTTATTAATATTAAAAAACATAATAAATATATTATTGATTAATATAGGAGTTTTAATATTATGACAATCGAAAAAGATGCTGAAGATATCATAGAAAAATTTTCAAAAATATTAGAGGACATTCCAGATTCAGATGAAACCTGGTATATCACCGATAATTTGAATTTAACACGTGAAGATGAAGCTCATGAAAAAGATCCAGAAAAAATATTGAGAAACGCCAATATTGACAAAGATGGAAATCTCATTGTAAAAAGAGCTGATTGGACAAATTAAGAGTGATAACATGAGAATAAATTTGGTTCTCGAACTTATGGATACTCCAGGACAACTTGTTAAAGCATTGGAACCAATCAGTAGTCTTGGTGCAAACCTTGTCACTGTTATTCATAAAAGAGATTATAAAAACGAAAAAGGCAATGTTCCGGTGCAACTCACCATTGAAGGGGAACATGAAGACCTTAAGAAAGTAGTTAACAGATTTGAAGAATTAGGATTTTCCATTATAGAAATGGATGGTGTAGTTAAAAAGGAAAAGATCACCACAATTTTCTTCGGCCACATTGTAGACCAGGACTTAAGAGACACCATGGACAGAATCAATGCACTTGACGGGGTTGTCATCGTTGCATTTGACATAAAATTGAACGGTGAGGAAAAATCCACTGCGTTAATCAACATTGAAGCAGATGTGGGCAAAAAGCAAGCGGTGTTTAATAGAATTGCAGAAATTGCTGAGGAAAAGGATTTACTGGTAATTAATGAAGTTTAAGTGATTATTATGGATGAATGTAAAGTCATTATTATGGGATTCGGTTCAGTTGGCCAAGGTGTAGCCAACGCCCTTTCCATGAAGAAGGATTTAATTAAAGACAAAACCGGAGTCAGCGTAAAGGTTGTTGCTGCAGCAGATTCATCTTCATCCGCAATCTCCCAGGACGGATTGGATGAAGAGTTGCTTGTAAAAACTAAAAAGGAAGAAGGAAAACTGGCAGCATATCCTGAATTCGGTTCTGATAAAAGCGGTTTGGATGTTTTGGATGCGGTTGAATACGATTGTCTCATTGAAGCAACTCCTACTAATATCGTTGATGCACAACCGGCACTCTCATTAACACTAAAAGCATTCGAACAGGGAAAAGATGTAGTGACCTCAAACAAAGGACACTTGGCACTCAAATTCAAGGAAATAGTTGGCGCTGCTGAAGAGGCAGGCGTTGAATTCAAGTATGAGGCAAGTGTCGGAGGATCAATGCCTATTATCAATTTCACAAGAGACACACTGGCATCATGTGAAATCAAGTCAATCAAGGGTATTCTAAACGGTACCACAAATTACATCCTCTCAAGAATGACTTCAGAAGGTTCAGATTATGAAGTCATACTTAAGGAATCACAGGAATTGGGTATTGCAGAAACCGACCCAACACAAGATGTTGAAGGTATAGATGCAGCTTGTAAAACAGTAATTTTAGCAAACTCACTTTTAGGCATTGACGCAACCTACAGTGACGTTAAGGTTGAGGGTATTTCAAACATTAACTCACAGGCTATTGAACTGGCTAAAAAGGACGATTACCTAATCAAGTTAATAGCTGAAGTGTCCCCTGAAAATTTACAGGTTTCCCCTCGTCTGATTAAAAGGGGAAGTTCCTATGACGTAAGCGGAACCCTGAACATGGCCACCATCAAGACAGATTTGGCGGATGAGGTTTCCGTGATTGGACTTGGAGCAGGTTCTCTTGAAACTGCTTCTGCGATGTTGACTGATTTAATTAGTATTTTAAAGAATAAAAACTAATTAAATTATTTTTTTACTTTTTTTAAATGATGATAATATGAAATATGTAATTTTTATCCCTGATGGGTCAAGTGATTATCCTGTAGATGAATTAGGTGGCAAAACTCCTTTGATGGTAGCAAACACTCCAAATATCGACAAGTTAGCTTGCAAAGGATTTGGAGGATTCACAAACAATGTGCCTGACCAGTACACACCTGGTTCAGATGTGGCGAACATGAGCATTTTCGGATACAATCCAGCTGATTTCTACACAGGCCGTGGACCGCTGGAAGCGGGCAGTGAAGGAATTCCAACCACTCCATGCGATGTTATATTCAGATGCAACACCATCTACAGCGAAAGCGATGCAATGGACGACTTTAATGCAGGCCACATTTCAACCGAAGAGGCCGATGAGCTGATGAAAGGATTGAACGAATACTTCAATGAAAAGTATCCTGACTTCAAAGGCAAGTTCTACACCGGCGTAAGCTACAGGCACCTGTTCGTATACTCCTGCGACAGTGTGGAGGACGCCAAAATCATGTCAAGCATCAAGACAATGCCTCCTCATGACATTGTTGACGAAAAGCTGGTGGACAACCTATTCGGAGAATGCGAACTGGCCGAGGAATTCCACAAGATCATGTATGAGGCAAGGGAATACCTTAAGGACCATGAGGTTAACAAGAAAAGGGAAATCCCTGCAAATATGGTGTGGCTATGGGGACAGGGCGTAACCCCAACATTGCCTAACTTTGAGGAAACCTATGGAATCACAGCTTCTGTAATAACAGGTGTCGATTTGCTTAAGGGAATCGGAAACTTTGCCGGAATGAACATAGTGAATGTTCCTGGCGCCACAGGATATTTCGATACAGACTATAAGCAGAAAGGTGAATACGGTATTGAAGCATTAAAAGAAACTGATTTATTGTTGATTCATATTGAGGCTCCGGACGAAGCGGGCCATGCTCAAAATACTGAAGAAAAGGTCAAGGCAATTGAAAGAATTGACGAGTTCATTGTCGGACCGATAATCGAAAGCCTTGAAGGCAGCCCATATAGGGGCGCAATCCTTCCGGACCATCCGACTCCAATCAGCGTCGGAACCCACACCCGTGACAATGTGCCTATAATCATATTCGATTCCGAACGTGAAGGGGACGATTGCGAATCATTTGATGAGGAAGGAGTTAAAAAAGGATCCCTTGAATTTAAACAAGGACATTTCTTGGTACAAAGATTGATTGATGGAGATTATTAGAATGAAAGTATTATTAGTTAACGGAAGTCCAAATAAAAATGGATGTACTTTTACAGCTTTAAGCGAAGTTGCAAAAACCCTAGAGGGACATGATATAGAAACAGAGATTTTCTGGATTAAAACAAAACCGATAACAGGATGTATTGCATGCATGAAGTGTGGCGAGAAAGGACAATGCACATTTGACAATGATGTTGTAAATGAATTCGTCAAAAAGGCATACGATGCAGATGCTTTTGTATTCGGCTCACCTGTGTATTATGCCAGCGCAAACGGATCCATGACTTCATTTTTAGACAGGGCATTTTACTCAAACTCCCATGGAGCCAATGGCGAGGCATTCAAGCACAAGCCTGGAGCTGTGGTATGTTCCGCAAGACGTGGAGGAACAACCGCAACCTACGACCAGCTAATCAAGTATTTGGGAATCAGCCAAATGCCAATCATATCCTCATTCTATTGGAACATGGTTCACGGAAATACTCCTGAAGAGGTCATGCAGGATGAGGAAGGATTGGGCACCATGAGGCAATTGGCCCACAACATGGCATTTTTCCTGGAATGCATGAAAGCAGGTGAAGAGAAAGGTTTGACCATAACAGAAGAAGAAAAACCTCGTACAAACTTCATAAGGTAAGTTATGAACATTTTCAAAACTCCTGAAAACTATCTATATTCAAATAGGGCATTACTTGCCTTATTCATTCCACTTTTAATAGAATACTCATTGGAATTCCTTGTGGGATTTGCCGATTCAGTGATGGTGGCTTCATTAGGTGAAGCGGCCATATCAGGAGTTTCACTAGTTGACTTTTTAGTTCAACTTCTCATTTTTTCATTTTCAGCTCTTGCAACGGGTGGTGCAGTCGTTGCGGGACAATATTTGGGCAACAATCAACTGAAGGAAGCCCAGGACTCTGCAACCCAGCTTGTCTGGTTTTCAACAATATTATCCACAATACTGATGATTGCAATCCTTTTTTTAAGACGATTTTTAATTGGGCTCTTGTTTGGACACATTGAGGCTGACGTTTGGGCGAACGCCGACGTATATCTCTATTTCATGGCATTGTCAATTCCGTTTTTGGCCATTTACAATGCTGGAGCGGCGATTTTCAGAACAACCAACAATGCATACACTCCAATGCAGATTCTTTTCGTCTGTGACATTTTGAATGTAATCGGAAATGCGATTTGCATCTACTTTTTGGGATGGGATGTTCGAGGAGTGGCCATTCCAACAGTGATTTCAAGGCTGCTTGCGGCCCTTCTGATATTGCATTTCGTTGTTGACGAAAATTATAAATTGCATATAAAAAAGACTTTAAAGCATAAATTCGACACCAAAATCCTTAGGAAAGTTTTGGAGATAGGCATTCCATATGGAGTTGAAAACGGCCTATTCCAATTGGGAAGGGTTTTGGTCCTCAGTCTCGTCTCAACATTCGGGACAATGGCAATAGCTGCAAACTCCGTTGGTTATGCAATAGGCATATTTTCTGTATTGCCCGGTTTTGCCATCAATCTTGGACTGACTGCAATAATATCGAATTGCGTTGGAGCCAATGACTATGAGCAGGCAAGGTACTACAACAGGAAATGCCTGATTATTGTGGTGATTTCACACATTGTCATAAATGCGATAATCTTCGCTAGCCTGCCATACGTTTTAGGCATTTACAACCTATCGGCAAAAACGGCTGCAATGACCACTGATATGGTGATTTGGCACGGAATATTCGCAATAATAATTTGGCCGCTGTCATTCACATTGCCGGCAACATTCAGGGGAGCCGGAGACTCAAAATCAGTGATGTACATTAGCCTTGCAGTGATGTTCACCTGCAGAATAGCATTATCATATGTCATTGCCGATTGGATGGGCATAGGAGTGTTCGGAACATGGATTGCAATGTTCATCGACTGGTATGTGAGGGCTGCGATTTACATTTACAGATATTTCTCAAACAAATGGACAGAATACAGGGTGGTTTAAATTAGATCTGAAATAACATATAAGAATACGCATAAGTTTTCAAAAAAGGAACTGCAGGAGCTTTTCTGCTCAGTGGAATGGTCTTCTGGGGAATATCCCGAAAAGCTTGTCATAGCGATGAAAAACTTCGATACTGTCTATTCCGCATGGGACGGTGAAGATCTGGTCGGGATGATTTGCGTAATGGATGACGGAATAATGAACGCATATGTTCATTATCTGCTCGTAAAGCCTGATTACCAGCTTAAGGGAATTGGAAGGGAACTTGTCGAAAGGGTCAAGTCCCATTATAAGGACTATTTGAGGATTGTTGTAATCTGCTTAATGGAGAACGTTAAGTTTTACGAATATTGTGGATTCGATGTAGAAGAGGATAAGCGCGCATTATTCATAACAGAATTGGAAAATTAAGGGATAACTATGGTATTGTTTAGAGGAGACATAAAGTGCAAGAGCTTGCAGAGGAGAACTTCAATCAGCGTGATTTTGCCTGCGGACAACATTCATTTCCTGCAGGACACCGAGGAAATCGTCCCGCAGCCATACAGGACATTGTATCTGCTTCACGGATTATACGGCAGCGATGACATATTCCTTGCAAACACATCCATTCAGAAATTTGCCGAAGACCATGGGATAGCCATTGTAATTCCATGTGGTGAAAACAGTTTCTACGTTGACAACGAGAAGGCACACGCATATTACGGCGAATATGTCGGTCAGGAATTGCTTGACATCACAAGAAACATCTTCCCTCTTTCGGACAAAAGGGAGGACACTTTCATTGCAGGATTTTCCATGGGAGGATATGGAGCCCTTAGAAACGGCTTGAAATATTCTCAAAACTTCTCCAAAATCGGAATGATTTCACCTGCACTGATAACCGATGATATCGCTGATTATGCTGATGACAACAACGTGCTGCATTCAAGGGACTTCTATGAATCAGTTTTTGGCGATTTGGATGAGATTAAAAATTCAGATAAGGATCCTAAATTCTTAATTGAAAACTGTGAGGACCTTCCGGACATCTACATGGCCTGCGGAATAGATGACTTTTTGTTTGAGAAGTGTGCAGATTTCTACAAGTACCTGAACTCCAAAGGCATTGAAGCAAGGTTTGTCGGCGATGAGGGAGAGCACACTTGGGAATTCTGTGACAAGTACGTCAAGGATTTCATTGAAACATTTTTAGGGTGATTGAATGGTGAAGTTATGTCCAAAATGCGGTGCCGATTTGACTGAGGTGATTGGAGGATACCTTTGCCATGAATGCGGCGGAGGAATGTATAGTGATGATGAGGTGATTACTCCAAGTTGCCCATCCTGCGGAAGCGAGCTTGGAACTCTGGGCGATACCTACTACTGCTTTCAATGCGGCAGGACCGTAGGAAAGGATGATGCGGTCTATGGTCATGATGTTGATTTTGATGATGATTATTCATTTGATGAGCCTGATTATGATTCCATGGTAAACAATGGTGACAATATCTGTCTGAATTGCACATACTGGAGCGTAAGTCCCTATGGAGCATCTTACGGTATGGTATGCAGGAGAGGATATATGACTGAAGGCCCTGGAGACTCCTGCAGTGATTTTGAGCAGTCCCGCAGCTTTGCAAATTATGGTGATGGTGGTCAATATCAGTTTGATGAGACATCAAGGGACATTTCAAACAAGTTATATTATTGGAAAAATAATCGATAGTCATGCCACTTTATATACCAAATTAAATTTTTATATATTAGTAAAAACTAAAATTATAGTATAATTATTGGAGAGGATTAATCTGACAAAATATATCATTATAACTGGTGGGGTAGTTAGTTCCATAGGTAAGGGTATCACCTCTGCATCTATGGGTAGAATTTTAAGGTCTTATGGTTTAAAGGTTTCAGCTATTAAAATAGACCCTTATTTGAACTGGGATTCTGGAACACTCAATCCATATCAACACGGTGAAGTGTACGTTACTCATGACGGTATGGAAACTGATTTGGACCTTGGACATTATGAAAGATTTTTGGATGTTGAACTTGATGGAATGGCTAATATTACAACCGGAAAAGTTTATGAATCCGTCATCGCTAAGGAAAGGGAAGGAGGATACCTGGGCGAATGTGTACAGGTTATTCCACATATAACTAATCGTATAAAAGAGATGATTAGGGCCAATTCCGAAAGCGCAGATTATGATGTGGTTCTTGTCGAACTCGGTGGTACTGTTGGTGATATTGAAAGTCAACCTTTCCTCGAAGCCTTAAGGCAACTCAGAAATGAAGAAGGCAGAGAAAACGTTATGTTTGTCCACGTTACATTTATCCCCTACCTAAATGCAGCTGGAGAATTCAAAACAAAGCCTACCCAACACTCCACAAAAGAATTGAGAAGTGTCGGTATTAATCCTGATGTAATTGTATGTAGATCACAGGTTCACATTGACGATGCGCTTCTTGGAAAAGTGGCACACTTC harbors:
- a CDS encoding GNAT family N-acetyltransferase — encoded protein: MQELFCSVEWSSGEYPEKLVIAMKNFDTVYSAWDGEDLVGMICVMDDGIMNAYVHYLLVKPDYQLKGIGRELVERVKSHYKDYLRIVVICLMENVKFYEYCGFDVEEDKRALFITELEN
- a CDS encoding amino acid-binding protein, with the protein product MRINLVLELMDTPGQLVKALEPISSLGANLVTVIHKRDYKNEKGNVPVQLTIEGEHEDLKKVVNRFEELGFSIIEMDGVVKKEKITTIFFGHIVDQDLRDTMDRINALDGVVIVAFDIKLNGEEKSTALINIEADVGKKQAVFNRIAEIAEEKDLLVINEV
- a CDS encoding cofactor-independent phosphoglycerate mutase, whose protein sequence is MKYVIFIPDGSSDYPVDELGGKTPLMVANTPNIDKLACKGFGGFTNNVPDQYTPGSDVANMSIFGYNPADFYTGRGPLEAGSEGIPTTPCDVIFRCNTIYSESDAMDDFNAGHISTEEADELMKGLNEYFNEKYPDFKGKFYTGVSYRHLFVYSCDSVEDAKIMSSIKTMPPHDIVDEKLVDNLFGECELAEEFHKIMYEAREYLKDHEVNKKREIPANMVWLWGQGVTPTLPNFEETYGITASVITGVDLLKGIGNFAGMNIVNVPGATGYFDTDYKQKGEYGIEALKETDLLLIHIEAPDEAGHAQNTEEKVKAIERIDEFIVGPIIESLEGSPYRGAILPDHPTPISVGTHTRDNVPIIIFDSEREGDDCESFDEEGVKKGSLEFKQGHFLVQRLIDGDY
- a CDS encoding MATE family efflux transporter, which codes for MNIFKTPENYLYSNRALLALFIPLLIEYSLEFLVGFADSVMVASLGEAAISGVSLVDFLVQLLIFSFSALATGGAVVAGQYLGNNQLKEAQDSATQLVWFSTILSTILMIAILFLRRFLIGLLFGHIEADVWANADVYLYFMALSIPFLAIYNAGAAIFRTTNNAYTPMQILFVCDILNVIGNAICIYFLGWDVRGVAIPTVISRLLAALLILHFVVDENYKLHIKKTLKHKFDTKILRKVLEIGIPYGVENGLFQLGRVLVLSLVSTFGTMAIAANSVGYAIGIFSVLPGFAINLGLTAIISNCVGANDYEQARYYNRKCLIIVVISHIVINAIIFASLPYVLGIYNLSAKTAAMTTDMVIWHGIFAIIIWPLSFTLPATFRGAGDSKSVMYISLAVMFTCRIALSYVIADWMGIGVFGTWIAMFIDWYVRAAIYIYRYFSNKWTEYRVV
- the gatC gene encoding Asp-tRNA(Asn) amidotransferase subunit GatC, translating into MTIEKDAEDIIEKFSKILEDIPDSDETWYITDNLNLTREDEAHEKDPEKILRNANIDKDGNLIVKRADWTN
- a CDS encoding flavodoxin family protein, giving the protein MKVLLVNGSPNKNGCTFTALSEVAKTLEGHDIETEIFWIKTKPITGCIACMKCGEKGQCTFDNDVVNEFVKKAYDADAFVFGSPVYYASANGSMTSFLDRAFYSNSHGANGEAFKHKPGAVVCSARRGGTTATYDQLIKYLGISQMPIISSFYWNMVHGNTPEEVMQDEEGLGTMRQLAHNMAFFLECMKAGEEKGLTITEEEKPRTNFIR
- a CDS encoding alpha/beta hydrolase; this translates as MVLFRGDIKCKSLQRRTSISVILPADNIHFLQDTEEIVPQPYRTLYLLHGLYGSDDIFLANTSIQKFAEDHGIAIVIPCGENSFYVDNEKAHAYYGEYVGQELLDITRNIFPLSDKREDTFIAGFSMGGYGALRNGLKYSQNFSKIGMISPALITDDIADYADDNNVLHSRDFYESVFGDLDEIKNSDKDPKFLIENCEDLPDIYMACGIDDFLFEKCADFYKYLNSKGIEARFVGDEGEHTWEFCDKYVKDFIETFLG
- a CDS encoding asparagine synthase-related protein; protein product: MCSIVGLQGKVKADDIVKMLKVSKNRGPDSSGLFLDEIYTDIDLDEFSDDNDYPIAFGHNLLSIYDLNDRVSEPQPVANDNLVVVFNGEIYNFRTITNLLSKVGVEKEILSDAEALLYLIDFYNKGDLVKAIQMATKLIDGDYAFAVWDGENLAISRDPLGVKPLFYAENDDLKGFASSRQSLYEVGFDEIETLKPEHILFNWEDIAPAQPIYEKIYEGDVTKIDKLLKLSVSKRIEGLREVGVIFSGGLDSSYLALLLGEIAENIPLKITLYAVGAEGSKDIESAIYASKFLNLDLKICEVTEEMVRESLPEVVKAIGDDNLMKVGVGMTTYLATKMVAEDGIKVAISGQGADELFGGYKRYLESFVNDTLNYDIRMDISNMYHVNLERDDACSMLNSVELRLPFLDKNLVELVLNIPDNKKIVSMHDDMRKSILRKLAFEEGLDYEIAYRPKKAAQYGTGIDKILRKKILKDTDISQYLK
- a CDS encoding homoserine dehydrogenase, which gives rise to MDECKVIIMGFGSVGQGVANALSMKKDLIKDKTGVSVKVVAAADSSSSAISQDGLDEELLVKTKKEEGKLAAYPEFGSDKSGLDVLDAVEYDCLIEATPTNIVDAQPALSLTLKAFEQGKDVVTSNKGHLALKFKEIVGAAEEAGVEFKYEASVGGSMPIINFTRDTLASCEIKSIKGILNGTTNYILSRMTSEGSDYEVILKESQELGIAETDPTQDVEGIDAACKTVILANSLLGIDATYSDVKVEGISNINSQAIELAKKDDYLIKLIAEVSPENLQVSPRLIKRGSSYDVSGTLNMATIKTDLADEVSVIGLGAGSLETASAMLTDLISILKNKN